In a single window of the Mycobacterium sp. 050128 genome:
- a CDS encoding nuclear transport factor 2 family protein, protein MTVDTSLEALHKDVRYLLDRTEILDCIARHARGCDRHDVDLIAATYHHDGVDEHGSATNAGPDYGAWANATHAETSRVHTHNITTHTCELDGDTAHAESYVIVVLIGLDGKSAQFITGRYIDRLERRDNQWRIAVRRSTVEGMFLADARVLQSSFFTEKGYLVGTRDRTDLSYVRPLTIDAPAPARW, encoded by the coding sequence ATGACCGTCGACACGAGCTTGGAAGCGCTCCACAAAGACGTGCGCTACCTCCTGGATCGCACGGAGATCCTCGACTGCATCGCCCGCCATGCACGCGGGTGCGACCGTCATGACGTCGATCTGATTGCCGCGACCTATCACCATGATGGTGTCGACGAGCACGGCTCAGCCACAAACGCAGGACCGGACTACGGTGCGTGGGCCAATGCCACGCACGCGGAGACGTCCCGCGTGCACACCCACAACATCACCACCCATACATGCGAGCTCGACGGCGATACCGCACACGCTGAAAGCTACGTCATCGTCGTGCTCATCGGCCTCGACGGCAAGAGTGCCCAGTTCATCACGGGACGTTACATCGACCGGCTCGAACGACGGGATAACCAGTGGCGCATAGCTGTTCGTCGATCGACCGTGGAGGGCATGTTCCTCGCCGACGCGAGAGTCCTGCAGTCTTCGTTCTTCACTGAGAAGGGATACCTCGTCGGGACCCGAGACCGCACTGACCTGTCCTACGTACGACCATTGACGATTGACGCTCCCGCACCGGCTCGGTGGTAG
- a CDS encoding TetR/AcrR family transcriptional regulator — MAASSRRVGAETSKTRDVLLDCVETLMLEEGYASVTYRVLATRAGVTPSLVQYYFPSLDDIFVAAIRRYSERNLAFLAETLERRADDPLRAVWEYSWDEATGALMTEFMALGNHRKSIRTEIAAVTESVRKVQLDALIAKFGNDARFLGDLSLPALQLLMSGLPKFLNLEEGIGVKSAHAEVTEAFERYLDTLGPAPAMKKRKTSSTRRRTPSKR, encoded by the coding sequence ATGGCAGCATCGTCGCGGCGTGTGGGCGCTGAAACGTCCAAGACGCGGGACGTCCTTCTCGACTGTGTCGAGACGTTGATGCTCGAAGAAGGGTATGCGAGCGTCACTTACCGTGTCCTGGCCACCAGGGCCGGCGTCACACCCAGCCTCGTGCAGTACTACTTTCCCAGTCTCGACGACATTTTCGTAGCCGCGATCCGACGCTACTCGGAACGCAATCTCGCCTTTCTCGCAGAAACCTTGGAGCGTCGCGCCGACGACCCTCTTCGGGCGGTGTGGGAGTACAGCTGGGACGAGGCAACGGGCGCACTAATGACGGAATTCATGGCGCTTGGCAACCACCGCAAGTCCATTCGAACCGAGATCGCCGCAGTCACCGAAAGCGTTCGTAAGGTGCAGTTGGACGCGCTCATTGCGAAGTTCGGCAATGATGCGCGGTTCCTTGGCGATCTATCCCTTCCAGCGTTGCAATTGTTGATGTCGGGCCTGCCGAAGTTCCTTAATCTCGAGGAGGGCATTGGCGTGAAGTCCGCTCACGCCGAGGTGACTGAGGCCTTCGAGCGCTACCTCGACACGTTGGGGCCAGCCCCTGCAATGAAGAAGCGCAAAACGTCGTCGACTAGACGACGCACACCAAGCAAGCGCTGA
- a CDS encoding NAD(P)H-dependent amine dehydrogenase family protein, translating into MVNDQAQTRIRVAQWATGTVGALAMRAVIDHPSMELVAVRVYSPAKEGRDAGELCGAPAVGVKAVRDLDSILAAKPDCVIYMPQSTDPDDVCALLQNGINIVTTRAEFFNPDMMKPALRERVEAACQSGNSSIHATGSSPGFITEALPLVVTSLSRRLDFLSIEEYANCLEGCSEEMLTALMGFGDFPEAFAQRQVADRDQVFEHSLGLVASALGLDIDRFETSTEFATCLHDTKLHSSTIPAGSVGAQRVAVNGYRNGKPLMRFRSNWFVTMDVEPAWDLRTDGWRLRVEGDAPVDMLIDLPMPIEQDVRASGRYTAHRPVNVIPAVVAAQPGIVPTTKLPTPVAELG; encoded by the coding sequence GTGGTCAATGATCAGGCTCAAACTCGAATCCGAGTCGCCCAGTGGGCAACTGGAACCGTTGGCGCCTTGGCTATGCGCGCAGTCATCGACCACCCTTCGATGGAACTGGTCGCGGTACGGGTCTACTCACCAGCCAAAGAGGGGCGAGACGCGGGTGAGCTCTGTGGCGCGCCCGCGGTCGGTGTTAAAGCGGTACGCGACCTTGACTCCATCCTGGCTGCGAAACCAGACTGTGTGATCTACATGCCGCAGAGCACCGACCCCGACGACGTCTGCGCCCTGCTGCAGAACGGCATCAACATCGTCACCACTCGCGCGGAGTTTTTCAACCCCGACATGATGAAGCCGGCATTGCGCGAGCGAGTCGAGGCCGCCTGCCAAAGCGGCAACTCGTCAATCCATGCAACGGGTTCAAGCCCAGGTTTCATCACCGAGGCACTTCCGCTCGTCGTCACTTCGTTGTCTCGGCGGCTCGACTTCCTGAGCATCGAGGAGTACGCAAACTGCTTGGAAGGGTGTTCCGAAGAGATGCTCACGGCGCTGATGGGGTTCGGTGATTTTCCGGAGGCGTTCGCACAGCGTCAGGTCGCGGATCGCGACCAGGTGTTCGAGCATTCGCTCGGCCTGGTCGCATCCGCGCTTGGGCTCGATATCGATCGCTTCGAGACGTCGACGGAGTTCGCCACGTGTCTACACGACACCAAGTTGCATTCGAGCACCATTCCAGCTGGCTCGGTCGGCGCCCAGCGTGTTGCGGTCAACGGCTACCGGAACGGCAAACCCCTCATGCGTTTTCGGTCGAACTGGTTCGTGACGATGGACGTCGAACCCGCCTGGGATCTGCGTACCGATGGTTGGCGACTTCGGGTTGAGGGCGACGCCCCGGTGGACATGTTGATCGATTTACCGATGCCGATCGAACAAGACGTACGCGCCTCGGGAAGGTATACCGCCCATCGTCCCGTAAACGTCATCCCTGCGGTCGTCGCCGCGCAGCCCGGGATCGTGCCAACCACTAAGCTGCCGACGCCGGTAGCTGAGTTGGGCTGA
- a CDS encoding LLM class flavin-dependent oxidoreductase encodes MSKRLIFTLLLMDSIGHNFHGIWRHPRARNREFKGFDLWVDLAKKAEQAKVDAFFFTDLVGVQGEYNGSRDVIFQMAMNVPIGDCTMVIPAMANQTTDLGFLYTSSVIQHHPFVFARAVSTLDNLSNGRIGWNIVTSANEKAFRNLGLPTSPSHEERYAWAEEYVDVTYKLWEGSWDLDAVVNDSAAGVYADPTKIHDINHEGKRYSVEGFNLMEPSPQRTPVLAQAGGSPAGLDFASAHAELMFLSAMTLETIAQQINTVRGLARERGRRDGDILFLQGMMFIIGSTDEEAYRKWGELEEFRSQEAQTAYFSSLSGMDLGRYDPSTALEDIIDEIPGIRGAFLAIINAWPEGMQPTVKDFLSSLSLPQMVVGSPETIAKRLTEYQGAGVDGVQVMNALLPESYEDFFEHLVPVLQDKGLMQREYQPGTLREKLFGKMGADISERHPAYGYRGMFCDR; translated from the coding sequence ATGTCCAAGCGGTTGATCTTCACCCTGCTCTTGATGGACTCGATCGGTCACAACTTCCACGGCATCTGGCGACACCCGCGCGCCCGCAACCGCGAATTCAAAGGATTCGATCTCTGGGTCGACCTCGCCAAGAAGGCAGAACAGGCCAAGGTCGACGCCTTCTTCTTCACCGATCTTGTCGGTGTACAAGGTGAATACAACGGTTCGCGCGACGTGATCTTCCAGATGGCCATGAACGTACCCATCGGGGACTGCACCATGGTGATTCCCGCAATGGCAAACCAGACAACCGATCTCGGCTTCCTCTACACCAGTTCGGTCATCCAGCACCATCCATTCGTCTTCGCGCGCGCTGTCTCCACGCTCGACAATTTGAGCAACGGAAGGATCGGCTGGAACATCGTCACATCGGCCAACGAGAAGGCCTTCCGCAACCTCGGATTGCCCACCAGCCCATCCCATGAGGAGCGCTACGCCTGGGCCGAGGAGTACGTCGATGTTACCTACAAGCTGTGGGAAGGATCCTGGGACCTCGACGCCGTCGTCAACGATTCCGCCGCCGGCGTGTACGCCGACCCGACGAAGATTCACGACATCAACCACGAGGGCAAGCGTTACAGCGTCGAGGGATTCAACCTCATGGAGCCCTCGCCGCAACGCACTCCCGTGTTGGCACAGGCGGGTGGCTCCCCAGCCGGTTTAGATTTCGCTAGCGCCCACGCCGAGCTCATGTTCCTGTCCGCGATGACACTGGAAACCATTGCCCAGCAGATCAATACCGTCCGCGGCCTCGCCCGTGAACGTGGTCGCCGCGACGGCGACATTCTTTTCCTTCAGGGCATGATGTTCATCATCGGGTCGACCGACGAAGAGGCCTACCGCAAGTGGGGAGAGCTCGAGGAGTTCCGCAGCCAGGAAGCCCAGACGGCGTACTTCTCGAGCCTGAGCGGCATGGACCTAGGCCGCTACGACCCCTCGACGGCGCTGGAGGACATCATCGACGAGATCCCAGGCATTCGCGGGGCATTCCTCGCCATCATCAACGCCTGGCCGGAAGGTATGCAGCCGACCGTCAAGGACTTCCTATCTTCACTGTCGTTGCCACAGATGGTCGTCGGGTCCCCCGAGACGATCGCGAAGCGGCTCACCGAGTATCAGGGCGCCGGCGTCGATGGCGTCCAGGTGATGAATGCGCTGCTGCCGGAGAGCTACGAAGACTTCTTCGAACACCTCGTCCCGGTGCTTCAAGACAAGGGTCTGATGCAACGGGAATACCAACCAGGCACCTTGCGTGAGAAGTTGTTTGGAAAGATGGGCGCCGACATTAGCGAGCGCCATCCCGCCTACGGGTACCGCGGGATGTTCTGCGACCGATGA